The following proteins are co-located in the Hevea brasiliensis isolate MT/VB/25A 57/8 chromosome 11, ASM3005281v1, whole genome shotgun sequence genome:
- the LOC131170270 gene encoding photosystem II CP43 reaction center protein-like — translation MPNHNVPPPAGLYMISNTSIDPDQILNLIQPIQKLDEPRFVMTIDIWDSSSDEECLLDVWVDSDGEEKSRVSHMTKSGRYYPDPPMEKDNVRGKAKVLAEEDTDEEDDQFLRQLNRTQASVTVWELLLVSEKHRTALTKALSVLKVSTEITPEEIAKVVLIEDGGHITFSDHDLPAEGRNHSRALVTPSLYFEIIVWSGEAYLSYSLGALSVFGFIACCFVWFNNTAYPSEFYGPTRPEASQAQAFTFLVRDQRLGANVRSAQGPTGLGKYLMRSPTGEVIFGGETMRFWDLRAPWLEPLRGPNGMDLSRLKKDIQPWQEFHSAEYMTHAPLGSLNSVGGVATEINAVNYVSPRSWLATSHFVLGFFLFVGHLWHGGKARAAAAGFEKEIDRDFEPVLSMTPLN, via the exons atgcccaaccataatgttccACCTCCAGCAGGACTTTACATGATTTCCAATACCTCAATTGACCCTGACCAAATTCTCAACCttatccaacctatccaaaagctTGATGAACCTCGATTTGTAATGACAATTGATATTTGGGATAGTTCCAGTGATGAGGAATGTTTGTTAGATGTTTGGGTTGACTCTGACGGAGAGGAAAAGAGTAGGGTGAGCCACATGACCAAGAGTGGTAGATATTATCCTGATCCACCCATGGAGAAGGACAACGTGAGAGGGAAAGCCAAGGTGTTGGCTGAAGAGGACACAGATGAAGAGGATGATCAGTTCCTTAGGCAATTGAATAGGACTCAGGCTAGTGTAACAGTTTGGGAATTGCTATTGGTATCAGAAAAACACAGAACCGCACTGACCAAGGCCCTGAGTGTACTCAAGGTCTCCACGGAGATAACTCCAGAAGAGATTGCCAAAGTTGTGCTTATAGAAGATGGGGGTCATATTACTTTCTCTGATCATGATCTCCCAGCTGAGGGGAGAAACCATAGCAGggctcttgtaacaccctccctata ctttgagatcattgtgtGGTCTGGAGAGGCTTACTTGTCTTATAGTTTAGGTGCTTTATCCGTTTTTGGTTTCATTGCTTGTTGCTTTGTCTGGTTCAATAATACCGCGTATCCTAGTGAGTTTTACGGGCCTACTAGACCAGAAGCTTCTCAAGCTCAAGCTTTTACTTTTCTAGTGAGAGATCAACGTCTTGGGGCTAATGTGCGATCCGCTCAAGGACCTACCGGGTTAGGTAAATATTTAATGCGTTCGCCTACCGGAGAAGTTATTTTTGGAGGAGAAACTATGCGTTTTTGGGATTTGCGTGCTCCTTGGTTAGAACCTCTAAGAGGTCCAAATGGTATGGACTTGAGTAGGTTGAAAAAAGACATACAACCTTGGCAAGAATTCCATTCCGCGGAATATATGACCCATGCGCCTTTAGGTTCGTTAAATTCTGTAGGTGGCGTAGCTACCGAGATTAATGCAGTCAATTATGTCTCTCCTAGAAGTTGGTTAGCTACCTCTCATTTTGTTCTAGGGTTCTTCCTATTCGTAGGTCATTTATGGCATGGGGGAAAGGCTCGTGCAGCTGCAGCAGGATTTGAAAAAGAAATTGATCGTGATTTTGAACCTGTTCTTTCCATGACTCCTCTTAACTAA